One Bythopirellula goksoeyrii genomic window, GCCTGGTAGGCATTGTCGGCGGTATTGGCAAAAGTGAGTTCACCGAAAATGCGTGAAGCCCAGCGAGGCAAACCATATTTTACAATCCAAGTCGATCCGCCGAGTGCGATTTGAAATCCAATGAGCGATGCCAAGAGCCAACAGCGGCCAGACGGTAAGCCACAGCGGTTAGCCTGCCAAACCAGCAGGACTCCGTGTACCACAATCGCGAGAGCCAAGAGTACGTGAAAATAAACGGCTGCTTGAAAAATGGCCGCTGCGGATTTGCCAACAAGATGCGGGCTGTGCCGTACGACTGCACCGGCAACAAGTTGCAAAAAGGCAAGAATTGTGGTGAGGACGGCCAAGCGGAAGAATTTCGCTGACTGTGGATTACTTGCTACGCCGGCAGGCGGCTGGGAGTCCTGCCACCATCGTGATGTGAAAACAACCATCGCTGCGCACATAGCGAAAAACAGCGGGCCCGTGCAACCGTGCACCAAAGCCAGGGTACGCTCGTCGAATACCACTCGCATGCCGCCCAGGGCACCCTGCAGGATGACCCCAACAAGTATCGCGAGACTAAACATGCGAACCCAGTGACGTGGTTCCTTTTTCCATGTGATTGCTACTAGTCCAATTGCCAGCAGGCCGACGGTCATTCCCAGCAGCCGATGCCCATGCTCAATGAACTTGTCCCCGGTGGAACTGAGCCACGGATAAAACGGCATGAAGTAGCCGTCCGAGGTGAGCCAATCGCGGAATGCCATTCCTGCGCCCGTGGTAGTAACGAGCCCGCCCCACCAGATCAGGGGAAAGGTCGCGCACGCCAAAAACCACGCCCAGCGGTGGACTAGGGGGCTTCGAATTGATTGCAAGGAGTTCATGTGATAGGGGGGTAGACGAATAAATGTCCAAGGTCCAATGCACAATGACCAAAAGTTGATTGGTCATTGGTCATTGGGAATTGCTTTTTCTTTCGGCGGTTGCGTCTGAGGGTAGTAGTCCTCATCCACTTCTGGCGAGCCGTACTCGTACGGTCCGCGGTAGATGATTGGCTGGAAATCGAAATTACCATGGCCAGGTGGGCTGGGTGCTTGCCATTCGAGGCCGTTTGCTTTCCAAGGGTTGCGTCCCGCGCGGGGGCCGAAGAACATGCTGTAGAAAAAATTAACCACAAAAATAGATTGCGAAGCCATCAGCAAAAATGCGCACCAACTGATGAACTGGTTTACCTCAAGTAGATTGCGGAAGGTTTCGTAGTGATAGGGATCGGCCAACCGACGTGGAAAGCCCTGCATGCCCAGAATGTGCATCGGGTAGAACACACAGTTCATCAGGATGAAAGTGAGTGAAAAGTGAACCTTACCCCAGGAATCGTTCATCATGCGACCAAACATCTTGGGGAACCAATAATAGATCCCCCCAAAGACGGCCATTGCCGTGCCGCAGAAGAGTACGTAATGGAAATGGGCGACGATATAGTAGGTATCGTGAATGAAAATATCAACCGGCGTGGCTGCCATGAAGATGCCGCTGAGTCCCCCGATGATAAACATCGAGACAAACGAAATGGCAAAGAGCATTGGCGTGGTGAATTGAATCTTACCGCCCCAGAGTGTGCCAAGCCAGTTGAAGGTTTTGATCGCACTAGGGAGTGCGATCATCATCGTCGACACCATGAAGGTCATGCCAAGCATGGGATTCATTCCGGAGACAAACATGTGATGACCCCAAACGATGAATCCCAGGCCCGCGATACCGGAGATGGAATAGACCATCGGCTTGTAACCAAACAGGGGCTTGCGGGCAAAGGTACTAAGGATATCGGAGACCATGCCCATCGCGGGGAGGATCATGATATAGACTGCCGGGTGGCTATAGAACCAGAACAAATGCTGCCAAAGCAGTGGCTGTCCGCCACCCGTTTCCATCGGTGAGTTATTGGCCATCGCCCCTTCAGGCAGAAAGAAACCCGTACCGATCATACGGTCGGACAACTGCATGAAGCCTGCCGCGGTGAGAACGGGGAGTGCGAAAGCCTGCAGCACTGCGGTAATAAACATACCCCAGATAGTCATTGGCAGGCGAAACATCGTCATGCCAGGAGCGCGCATTTGGATGATAGTCGTCATGTAATTGATCGAACCCATCATGGATGAGATTCCGACGAACGTAACACCCAAGAGCCAGAGAGTCTGGCCTTCTAAACTACCGGGCGCCGCTTGCTGTATCACTGACAACGGAGGATACGAGGTCCAACCCCCTTGGGCGGCACCTCCTTCCACGAAGAAACTACTTCCGATGAAAAAGAACGCTGGCCACATGAACCAGTAGCTCAGCATGTTGAGCACCGGCACAGCCATGTCGTCGGCACCGATCATCAGCGGGATCAAAAAATTGCCAAACGCACCTGCCAGGATCGGGATGATCACAAAAAAGATCATTACAGTCGCGTGCATGGTGACGAGCATGGTGTAATTCTCAGGAGCAATCTGGCCTCCCTCGGGTCCTGCCAACAAGTTGCCCAGCAGCGGCATGGGTCGCCAAGGATAGGCCAACTGCCAACGAATGCCCATCGCTAATAGGCCTCCCACCGAAAACCAGATCAGCGTGCTAAACAAGAATTGCAGCCCGATGATCTTGTGATCGAGAGAGAAGACGTAGGTCTTCAGGAAGCTGCTCGTAGGGGCGTGTTCGCCATGGGCAGCATGGGTATCAGCAGTAACGGTACTCATAGGATAACTCGGTTGAGTTGTCAGTTGTCAGTGGTCAGTGGTGGGTGATGCATCAGATTGTTAATCATTCATCACTCCTCTTCAGGAACTTGTACTGTCATCTTGTCTTGTTCGGCACTGAGTTCGACCAGCTTGGCGTCGTACTCATCGCGGGGGAGGAAAAACACCCGGCCCTTCATTTTGTAATGACCCCAGCCGCACAATTCGGCGCAAACGATATCGAATCCACCAGTCTTCTTGCCCTTGAACCACATCTTCTGCGCCATGCCGGGCACCACGTCCTGCTTCACGCGCAGGTTCGGCAAGAAAAAGCTATGCAGCACATCACCACTGGTGATTTTCAACATGATCTGTTCATTCACAGGCAGATAGAGCTTGCCATCGGTGCGAACGATGTCGTCCTGGGTGTACAACTCTCCGTCGGGGCCCGGATAGCGGAAGTCCCAATTGAATTGCCGACCTGTGACTTCCGCAGTAAAGGGGATCGCCGGGGCGTCGATCTTGTCAGCTGCCCACGCCTGCATCTGATAGATGGCAATAAACAAAAGTGTCACTGCTGGAATAATCGTCCAGACCAGCTCCAAGGCGTGACTTCCATGGGAAAACTTGACGGACTCTTTGTTTGACTTGCCGTCGTATTTCCAAAGAAAATAAAAGAGGACGCTCTCGGTGACGATAAAGACGATACCCGTCAGATACAGAATGAACATGAACAAGTTGTCGATCGTTCGACCTTGTTCTGAGACATCACGAGGGAGCCAGATATTGAAATGCGGCGCAAACACAAAGGTTGCCACTCCGAAAAGTGGAACCAGGAAAAACAAAAAACTCCAAAAATGTTTCACGATCGCTCTCCACGCAAGTGAGACTGACGAAACAACAACATCAGTTCACAAGTTCAGTATTAATCGGCAAGGCTTTCTGTGGCTGACTGGCAGCTTCATAGGGCAACGACAACACATAATCGACAATGTTCCACATCTCTTCCTCGGTAAGCGTGCCTTGAGCTCCGGGACTGGCCGGGCCGCTGCCAGGCATCGGTGTCCCGGCGATACCTGCATAGATTCGCCAGAACAGATCAATCCGACGATTCCCTCCACGGAAGACCCCTAGTCTGAGATTTCGAGGAATGGCATTGCGAACTGGAAACAACGACGCGGCAACTTCTTCGCGCTCTCTGGCAAATTGGGGATCGCCAGAGTCATCAGCAACCGAGTCCAGGAATTGCAAATGGGCCTTATTCCAGATGTCGTAGTCGTCCTGTTGACCATCACCCAGACCGGTGGGGCCATGGCACTTCATACAGTTAGCGCGCGCGCCGTAGAACAACTCGCGGCCTTTTGCCGCTGAAGCGGCAAACGCTTCCTTGTCATGAATGTCCGTGGGGATTGCTCCTTCTTCGGGCACAATAATCTGCTCATTGACTTCATTCCAGCCTTCGACAATCTCGGCGAGTATTTCGGTAATTGCCGCGCGTTGTTCTTCGTCATTCTCGGGATCAAGAGGAATGAGTTTCATTTTCGGTTCCCCCTCTTCGTCGAGTACGGGATCGCCATTCTCATCCGTCACTTCCTCTTCGCCTAAATCATTGTAGACGTAATTGGTCAGCGCAGTTTCCATCTGACCACGCATACTCAGGTACTTCACGTACTCGACGAGCGCCTCGATCTCTGCTGAGGCAAGTAGTGAGAACGAGGGCATCGCAGAACCAGGAATTCCATTTACCAGAACTCGGTGAAGATCTTCGTCAGTCGGCTTGGCGGGATTGTAGGTCGACTTGAACTTGTAAACTCCCTGACGGTAGTCGCGAGGATAGGGATTCAAGAAAAGTGCCGTCGGTCCCTGCCCATCCCCATCGATGCCGTGGCAATGGGAACAATGCAGTCGATAGAGTCCAAAAGCGGCCCCTTTATCATCCGTCCAGGCAGGGCCGGCTGCCATCTTTAACCGACGCATGTCGAGACCCGTTTCAGGCAAGACAAACGGTTCATCGGGTGTGCCAAACATACCTCCCAGCACATCAGCAATCTGCTCCTGGTACGGCTCTGGAGTTGGTGTGGCATCAGAGAGCATCTGCACCATGTTGAGGTGGAACTGCGGCGTTTGAAAATCGCAGCCCGCAACCAACAGGGCCAAGCAACCTAACCAACAGATTGAACGCAAACAACGGTTCATCAAACGTCTACCAAACTTAGTGTTACTTTGAAATCTCTAAACATTATGACCATTTCGTGAATAGTCTAGTTGAGTAAGTAAAAAAGCCGCACTCACCTACTCACCTACTCACTCCACCTACAAACCAAACGCAGCACTGGGGACTGTGAGGTTTAGCTCCTTCACTTCATCCTCGCCAAGCTTCACATTAAACCGGCCTTTCTTAGACCACTTTAACTCTTTTGCTTCGGGAGTCGCCAAAACCAACGAACTACCTGGCCCAGCCGCACTTTCGTGCCAGACCTGAAATTCCAAGTCCTCTCCGGCCGGTAGGTTGGCAATCTCAAAACTTCCTTCCTCAGTGGTGACGGCAACATAGCCATTCTCACGAGGCAAGAAGTAGGCCAACATCCACGGGTGAATACTGCAACGCACGCTCACAGGAACCGCTTCTTCTTTTTGCGGTTTGAATGCGATAGTCTCTCCAACGGGAATCGTTTGATTGAAGCTGTTCTTACCTTCGATATTTGTGTTATGCCCTACGGGATCGCTATTCTTAATGTCCATCGTATTGCCCAATACGAAGGGGAACACATGGGTAAGAAAGACACATTCTTTTTGATCAAAAAGGACTTGCTCACCTTTGGGTTGTGCCGACTCGTGCACACGCGAGGCCTTGCGGACAAAAATGGCAACGTTGGCAATTCCCTTGGTGGCGGAATCCACCAAGAGAGTCTGCTGCAAAGGAGCCTTGCCATTGATCGTGCAGGCGGCCATGTCCTTATTCACGTTGTAAGGCGGCATCGTAGGTGGATTGCCATCGAAGACAAACTTGCCCTTGAGAGTCGCCCAACCGGTGCCGGTTACCACCGTGGCACCTCCCTCTCCACCAGTACTATCTCCCAAAAGTGCTTCGCGCGCCTTCGCAGCAGCAGCAGCATTCGCCACAGGACCCAAATCGGTAACACGACGACAGCCCATGAGCATCAGCCCCATGAGCATCGCAGCGCCGGCGTAGCGAAAGTACAACTTGGTTTGCACGTGTGTCACTTGTTCAACCATCATCGAGTGCTTACTTACCCAGTGTCTTGGCGGGAACTTTGATTTCGCCCAAGTCAAGCGTTTCGCCAGAGGCAATCTTCAACTTGGCTCGGCCTTTGCGGTCCGTCTTGCCGTCGGACAGCTTCATATCGCGCATGTTACCTTTGGCCTCATGCCAAAAAATGAATTCATGTTCGCCGGCAGGGATATTCACGATCTCAAACTCACCGTTCTCATCGCTGATTGCTACATAGGGATCTTCGCGGACAACGGCATGGGCCTTCATCCAAGGGTGCACGTTGCAAGCCACAGGTGCAGGGACTGGTTCCGCTTTTTGCAGGGTCTTGGTGATTGGCTTGTCGTTGGTAACCATCTCGTTGAAGCCTGGGTTGGCGACAAATGAGGCATTCGTGTTGTGACCGATTCCTGCATCATCGTTTCGAATCTCGAACGGCTGATTTGTCCGGATGGCAATTACATGCGGTTCGAAGCGGCAACCCTTGTTGTCAAGCACAACGGGTTCACTAGCGGTGGCTTCGTAGTCGGGATGCACATCGAGCGATTGGCCGCGTTTGGTGTAGATATACACGACTACATTGGCAAGTTCGCCACCTTCTCCAACCACGATCGTCTCGTCGACCAGGTCGTGCTTGCCACAATACTCAGTGTCTTTGTTGACATTGATGGCAGCCGGATCACCGACCGACCCGTCAACAACAAACTTACCCTTGAGGGATCCCCAGTCGGCAGCACCAACCTGGCTAGCCAAGGTTAGTGTGATGACAGCAGATGTAAGAATCGCAATATTGCTTCGCATTGTTGTTTGCTCCTCTGTTAGTAAATCACTCTAAGGATGCCGTGTCGCCATCGGCATCGGAGGTTGGAGGTGCATTGGCGTCGGCCGCAGCTTTCACCATGGGAGTAACCTCCGTTTGCCGTTTGGCATACGTATCAAAATTCAATAAAAGGTCTACGAGACCGGTCAATTGTTCAAGGCTTGTCCCGGGGAACAAGTTCTGAGCGACGCCACCCAAATGTGGTGCGTCTGCATTGAAAGGAATATTCACAGGCATACCTGTGTAAGGCAGAATTCGCTTCGGATTGGCGACCCAATTGCGGATGAATTCAGGCCGCAAACGCGAGTGGACATCTGCGAGATTTGGGCCAAACGTGGTCGGGTCTCCCTGTGGGTAGAAGTCTTCCACGGCATGGCACTTCACGCAGTAGTTGCCGTTGACCACGATATTCATCGCATCGCTGAGCCGTTCAGGATGCTCGGCTTCCTTCTCAGCGATATAGCTGCCACGTTGACTACGGTTGTATTCGTACGGATATTCAGCTCCCGAGGAGGCGGCAAAGTAGTTCACCAGTTTGGATGCTTCCTCGCTCGACATGTGGAAGTTCGGCATCCGCATCACAACCGCGGGACGAATTTCGGTTGGGTCCATCAGGAAGCCATGCAACCAATCGGGCTGCACTTTCTCGCCTTCCTGCATCAGCGGCGGTGGCAACCAGCCCCAAGCCTCGGAACCTTTGACTTGCGGATTCGCCAGCTTGGCATGCTCGATTACCTTCGGATAGAGATAACGCGCCAAATCACCACCCCAGGCAGGAAAGGCTTTCCCTTCGGCTGGTCCATAATCGGTGCGGCTAGCAGGAACCATCGGATCTTGAATCCCCACATTCCATGCTTCCCCTGCGATTAGCGTATCTCGCCATAATGTGAAGCGATAATAGGGGTCCGACTCGTCATCGTCGGGTTCCAGCTCTAAGCCATCGATGTCAAATTGCAGAGGTTCACCCGTTTCCTCGCTCATCACAGGCAAGCCATTGAGCGTCGTGTGCATCCGTCCGCCCGAATCAATCACGAGAGATTCAGCGATCTCCTGCTGGGAAAAATGCTTCTCTAGGAAAGGAAAGTCTTGCACCTGGATTGGAGACTCGAATTCTCCTTCGGTAAAGGCAACCTTCCACTCTTCCATCTTGAGCGTGTGGCAGCCAGCACAGTTGAATTGGTCGAGCACATGACGTCCCGCGACTTCCGCGGCCCGGCGGGCATCCGGATGATAGACGAACTTATCGGCCGGCGGTTCGCTCACCAATCCCAAGACAAACGTCATCACCGCTTCACGCTCATCCTCGGTGAAGGGGAACTTCGGCATCCGAAGTCGCTCGTTGTAGCCTTTGTTCTTGGTTGTCTTGTAGTCGAAGCTACGTGGCATGCGAAGCTTTTGCCAAAGGAATCCGTCACGGGAGTGGCTTACCAGCGACTGAAGGAAATAGCTGATGCCATCTTGCACATAGTCGCCTGGATTCAGATGGCCATGACCACCGCCATCGTGTGCCTCGGCCCCGTGCGCATCACCCGAATGTTTGTCAGCGTGAGGATCGCCAGATCCTGAAAGAAAGGCATGGATGTTCTCAAACGCCAGCTTCGAGCTATCCTTACGGCCCCAGTCGGCCAGTCCGGTTCCGATCGGCTTCGCATCCTCGAATCCGGGGATATCGTGGCAACCGAAACAACCATACTTGCTGATAGTGCGCCGGGCAACAAAGTCCTGCAGTTGTTGCGTACGATTAGCGAAGTTCTTTTTCAGGAGCAGCTTTTCATCTGCCTTGAGCTTCGGTTCCAGCGAATCCGGGATGCCAGTCTTGACGAATTCCTCAGCACGGGCTGCAGGAATCGCATCACTGGAGAGCCACTCCTGAGCCAAGTCGGCGAGGGCCGTGAGATCATCGCCGGACCAATCTCTAGCAGGCACATCCGTTGGCTTCCAGTCGGAAGGTGTTCCCAAGAGGAAAGCCCTGATGTCGGCTGCTGGGTCTGTGACCTTGCCCGTCGACTGATTCTGCGCATCTTTCTCCTCGATGGGAGTGAGATATAGCTCAGGCATCTTCGTACGCGGATTATAATCATGAGGTTGCTTGATCCAACTGTACAACCACTTCTTGCCAATGTCGTTGTTCAACTTGGCACCAACTCGAGACAAATCAGGCCCTTGATTGGCAGCAATACCAGGGAAGGCTTCGTGCGAGTGACATGCCAGGCACCCGCGCGATTCAAAGAGCCACTTGCCACGTTCAGCTGAAGCAGTCTCGGTGACTTCCTTGGGAGGAGTCAGATATTTGAATTCAGAACTATTAGCCAGCAGATACTCGCTCAAAGCGTGAATCTCGACGGCTTCGTACCGCTTGGTCTTGTCGAGTTCCTCAGGGTCTTCGCCCAAATGTTCCCACAGACCAAAGAACTGCGGCATGCGAGTCGAGGGCCGGAAATTCGATGGCAACTTGATCCAGCTGTAGAGCCAGTCGTATTCGACCTTGGATTTCAAATATCGCAAGCTGGGGCCAACTTTGCGATAGGTACCGGGGACTTCGACATCTTTCAATCCATCAGCAAGCTTGTGTGTTTCAGCACTTAATCGTGCCTCGTCGCTCGTCTGAGAACTGGAAGCCAATTTGGCATCCGACTTGAGTGCATCGAACAGGGAATGACGCACACTACTGTCATCAGGATGGCTTCGTAGTGTCGTAGCCCAGCCCTTCTCTTGATCGTTCAGCGTGTCATCACGGAGAAGTTGCGCCGCCACCTCGCTGTAATTCGGTTCCAATCGGATGTCTGGTCCAACTCGCTTATCGGGCCCGTCGAATCCATTGATCTCGTGACAGCCGTAGCAGCCGTATTGCTCAACCAACGTCCAACCTTCAACCAACTTGGGGGCAGGAGGCTCGGGGAACCGCTCGCTCGGTTCTAGCGATCCCTTGTCGTAGTGACACTTCAGACAGTTGCTCTCGACAAAGCGCTGCGGCTTCATGGGAAAAATCCAGTGATGGTTGTCGAACCAACCATACTTGTGAAGCCATTCGTCTTGTTGATCGAAGTCATTCGGAGTGTGAGAAGTCCACTTGAATTCAGTACCACTTCCCTGCCCATCATGGCAAACCGTGCAGCCCATCACCTTCTCAGGGTGCGGACTCGAATCGGTGAGATAAAGGTCTAGTCGTGGATGTGACGTAAAGGGATGATCCAAACCACGGCGAACTTTCAATTCAGCAGGCTCGCCCCAGGAAACTAGCGTCAGAAGATAATTGGCAACCGACTCTTTGTTATCTACCGGAATACCGCCAGCCGCTTCGATGATGTCGCCCGACTCCAATCCTGCCTGCGCGGCCAAAGAACCAGGCAGCGCGTAATGTACGATGGCATGCTCGCCAGCACCCACGATGACGTCATTGGTGAGCTCCAGCCCGTAAACTTCGTTCAGCCCCGAGCCGTCTGCAGGGGCTTCTTCAGGGGTCGGTATTTTGATCGTCAAATCTCGTTTGGATTCAGGCAACGTGGGGAACGCAGGTTCCGTAGCTCTGCCGGCCGCCGTCGTTGAAATGTCCTGGTGACAGGTCTTGCAACGGTCAAAGCGGGCGGCCTGTGAAAAGTTGTAATTAATCGTGAGATCAGGAAGCCAAATCTGATCGATCTGCACATTGCCACTGTAGAGGGCGTTGAGAATCGGCCAGCGGGTGATCCACTCACCAAGTCGGCTGAAACCGGTCGGTTGCGTTTTCTGAGCTTGCTCAGAGAGCCGACTAAGTTCGGTTTCCATCGTGCTCCGTTCTTTGAGCAGCACCGCTTTGCGGTCGTTGATCGAGGCCACGACCTCTTCGAGACTCCTGCGATAGTTGTTGGCAGCCGCGAGATCGACTGTAAGCTCAGCGATGCTCTTTGAATACTCGTCAATCTGCTTTTGTTTTTCCGCTCTGCGCTTCTCATCGACGCCTTCACTGACCATGAGGCCCAAAGCACTGACGGCTGCCGTGCGGTTTGCTGCCACAAACTTGCGTGTTCCAGCAAGCGTTTTTTCGCGACGCCGAGCTTCGTCGATGTAGTCAGTCATTAAACTAAGTAACTTCTCGCGGGCTACTGCAGTAGAAGCATAGCTGGAAAGTAGCTCACGTTGATCTTGGGGATCTACCTGAGCTTTGGCATCCGTGTTTTCGGCGGCCCCCTCGTCTGTCCCCTCTATACGGTCACGGACTTCTGCCGCCTTGGTGGCAGCCTCGTTGACCTTCTGCAGCTGGTTTTCGAGAGCAGAGAAATCGGACTCTGGTAAAGAAAGTCGTTCGTTTTCTGCCTTCACTGAAGACTCAAATTCTTCCACGTCGGCAGGATCTACCGGCTCACTCTCGGCTTCGCGCAATTCTTTGTCGAAATTCTCTAGCTTGGAAGAGAACTGATCTGCCAGCGAATCGTGTCGCGCCTGAATAATCCAGGCACTCTTCTTGCGATTCTCCAGCTGCATGCTTTTCCACTGGCGATTGTGGTCCTTGGCCAGGAGCCACAACGTAGCAATCGTCATCACCAGTGCCGTAGCACCGAAGATGATGTGCATGATTTTTTGGTCGTACCAGGTTTGTTCGCTTGCAGGCATAAGTAGGTAGTTAGCTATTAGCTGTTAGCAATTAGTGGATGCAGTTAGCTAATCGCTAAAAGCTAAACGCTAACAGCTAAAAATTAAAGAAAAACTCCGGAATCGCAATCAAATATTTCAATTGAAAAACCCACCGCAGCACCATCTTGATGGGCAGCGATGCCATAAACAGCAACAGATTTGCCATAATCATGAATCGCACGAAACCCATCCGCTGGTAAAAGCTGCGGAAGATTGTCAGGGCCATGATCGGCGGCAGAGCAATAAAATAGCCAAGCACCAACAACGTGCCAGGAAGCTCGCGGCCAAACAGCAGCGAGAAAAACTCCAAAAACGGATTCAAGAATGCCGTTAGCCATTCAGGAAGCGGAAACCATGGCATATCGGCAAAGGAAAGCGCGCCAGGAAGGCTCATATTCAGCCCCCGCTGCCAAACATATTCCGAAAGATTCACATTATTGAGTGCTTCCACCTTATGCGCATCCCAATGCTCGTAGGGACCGAAGAAGTTCCAGTTCGGACCTCGCAGGAGGGTCCCCAGCACAATCAAGGTGATCCACATTTCCAGGAAGCCAAACTGGAATACGGTATAGCTAAAGGGGCGTTCTTTGATGGTGTAGTAACCGTTGCCCTTCTTATTGAAATCAAGATAAGGAATCGCCATCAGGCCAGCCACAATCATGCTAGGCAGAACCACACCAGCCATCCAGGGATCGTAGTAGACAAGCATTTCCTGCAAGCCCAGGAAGTACCAAGGTGCCTTCGAAGGATTAGGAGTCTTGACGCTGCTGGCCGCCTCTTCCAAGGGAGCAGGCAAGGCGATCGCCCAAAAAATCAAAAACGCTGTCAGAGCGATCATGCAGATCAATTCGGTATAGACCAAATCGGGCCACACGAGGATCTTTTCGTCGTCGAGTTTCTCCAGTGGTGGTTCTCCGTTGGCGATGCGCTCGTCGTTAATGACTGCCCGATAGG contains:
- a CDS encoding cytochrome c oxidase subunit I, encoding MSTVTADTHAAHGEHAPTSSFLKTYVFSLDHKIIGLQFLFSTLIWFSVGGLLAMGIRWQLAYPWRPMPLLGNLLAGPEGGQIAPENYTMLVTMHATVMIFFVIIPILAGAFGNFLIPLMIGADDMAVPVLNMLSYWFMWPAFFFIGSSFFVEGGAAQGGWTSYPPLSVIQQAAPGSLEGQTLWLLGVTFVGISSMMGSINYMTTIIQMRAPGMTMFRLPMTIWGMFITAVLQAFALPVLTAAGFMQLSDRMIGTGFFLPEGAMANNSPMETGGGQPLLWQHLFWFYSHPAVYIMILPAMGMVSDILSTFARKPLFGYKPMVYSISGIAGLGFIVWGHHMFVSGMNPMLGMTFMVSTMMIALPSAIKTFNWLGTLWGGKIQFTTPMLFAISFVSMFIIGGLSGIFMAATPVDIFIHDTYYIVAHFHYVLFCGTAMAVFGGIYYWFPKMFGRMMNDSWGKVHFSLTFILMNCVFYPMHILGMQGFPRRLADPYHYETFRNLLEVNQFISWCAFLLMASQSIFVVNFFYSMFFGPRAGRNPWKANGLEWQAPSPPGHGNFDFQPIIYRGPYEYGSPEVDEDYYPQTQPPKEKAIPNDQ
- the coxB gene encoding cytochrome c oxidase subunit II is translated as MKHFWSFLFFLVPLFGVATFVFAPHFNIWLPRDVSEQGRTIDNLFMFILYLTGIVFIVTESVLFYFLWKYDGKSNKESVKFSHGSHALELVWTIIPAVTLLFIAIYQMQAWAADKIDAPAIPFTAEVTGRQFNWDFRYPGPDGELYTQDDIVRTDGKLYLPVNEQIMLKITSGDVLHSFFLPNLRVKQDVVPGMAQKMWFKGKKTGGFDIVCAELCGWGHYKMKGRVFFLPRDEYDAKLVELSAEQDKMTVQVPEEE
- a CDS encoding COX15/CtaA family protein, which encodes MACATFPLIWWGGLVTTTGAGMAFRDWLTSDGYFMPFYPWLSSTGDKFIEHGHRLLGMTVGLLAIGLVAITWKKEPRHWVRMFSLAILVGVILQGALGGMRVVFDERTLALVHGCTGPLFFAMCAAMVVFTSRWWQDSQPPAGVASNPQSAKFFRLAVLTTILAFLQLVAGAVVRHSPHLVGKSAAAIFQAAVYFHVLLALAIVVHGVLLVWQANRCGLPSGRCWLLASLIGFQIALGGSTWIVKYGLPRWASRIFGELTFANTADNAYQAVIVTSHVAVGSLILVTSLAIALRAARQLRIGIPKTIGSASSRLGVAL
- a CDS encoding cupredoxin domain-containing protein produces the protein MMVEQVTHVQTKLYFRYAGAAMLMGLMLMGCRRVTDLGPVANAAAAAKAREALLGDSTGGEGGATVVTGTGWATLKGKFVFDGNPPTMPPYNVNKDMAACTINGKAPLQQTLLVDSATKGIANVAIFVRKASRVHESAQPKGEQVLFDQKECVFLTHVFPFVLGNTMDIKNSDPVGHNTNIEGKNSFNQTIPVGETIAFKPQKEEAVPVSVRCSIHPWMLAYFLPRENGYVAVTTEEGSFEIANLPAGEDLEFQVWHESAAGPGSSLVLATPEAKELKWSKKGRFNVKLGEDEVKELNLTVPSAAFGL
- a CDS encoding cupredoxin domain-containing protein; the encoded protein is MRSNIAILTSAVITLTLASQVGAADWGSLKGKFVVDGSVGDPAAINVNKDTEYCGKHDLVDETIVVGEGGELANVVVYIYTKRGQSLDVHPDYEATASEPVVLDNKGCRFEPHVIAIRTNQPFEIRNDDAGIGHNTNASFVANPGFNEMVTNDKPITKTLQKAEPVPAPVACNVHPWMKAHAVVREDPYVAISDENGEFEIVNIPAGEHEFIFWHEAKGNMRDMKLSDGKTDRKGRAKLKIASGETLDLGEIKVPAKTLGK
- a CDS encoding c-type cytochrome, translated to MNRCLRSICWLGCLALLVAGCDFQTPQFHLNMVQMLSDATPTPEPYQEQIADVLGGMFGTPDEPFVLPETGLDMRRLKMAAGPAWTDDKGAAFGLYRLHCSHCHGIDGDGQGPTALFLNPYPRDYRQGVYKFKSTYNPAKPTDEDLHRVLVNGIPGSAMPSFSLLASAEIEALVEYVKYLSMRGQMETALTNYVYNDLGEEEVTDENGDPVLDEEGEPKMKLIPLDPENDEEQRAAITEILAEIVEGWNEVNEQIIVPEEGAIPTDIHDKEAFAASAAKGRELFYGARANCMKCHGPTGLGDGQQDDYDIWNKAHLQFLDSVADDSGDPQFAREREEVAASLFPVRNAIPRNLRLGVFRGGNRRIDLFWRIYAGIAGTPMPGSGPASPGAQGTLTEEEMWNIVDYVLSLPYEAASQPQKALPINTELVN